Below is a genomic region from Candidatus Limnocylindrales bacterium.
CACCGCTCAAGCTTCTCGGCGGCGCATTCGGAGCAGGCGGCGGCAGTCACGATGCCGGTAATGCGGCGGGCGGCGCGGTCGGCATCGCGCCGCTGCGCTTCGACGCGGGCTCGGCCGAACCGGCGGCCGACGCAGCGTCGCGCGTCGACGGCCTCGCGAAGCTGCTCGCGGATCGCCCGGTCGTAAAGCTCGTGCTGCGCGGCCGCACGTCGCCTGAGGATCGCCCGTTCGTGGCCGAGCAGCTTCTCATCGAGCGGATCAAAGCGGGCAAGGGCCTGCCCGACGTCGAGGGTTCCGGCTTTCTTGCGCGGCGACGCATCTCGCAGGCGCTCGTCGCTGCCGACAAGAGCGGCGCTGCGCGAAAGGGACCGCCGGCAGGGATGTCGCCGGAAGACAAGGCGCGCTACGACAAGACGATCGCGGCCGTCGAGATTCCGAATGACAGGCTCGTCGCGCTGGCATCTGCCCGTGCGGCGAGCATTCGCGCGCTGCTGGTTGCGAAGAAGATCGACCCTTCACGCGTAGCGGTCGGCGAGCGCGAGGCCGATGGCGAAGCAGGCGTCGTGGTTTCGCTCGCGGCCCGCTGAGGGCAGGCGCCGCTCAGCGCGGGCGCAGCAGAACCACCGGAATGTCGCGCGACGATCCGGCCTGGTAGTCGTCGTAGCCGGGCCACTGCTTCGCCATCATCGGCCAGACGCGTTTCTTGTCTTCCGCGCTGCCGGTGCGCGCCGTGACCGGAATGATCTTGTCGCGAACCTGAATCGACACGTCGGGGTGTGCGACCAGATTCTCGTACCAGCCCGGATTCTGCGGCGCGCCGCCCTTGGATGCGATGAGCACGTAGTCGTCGCCATCGCGTCCGTAGATCAGCGGAAACTTGCGCGTCTTGCCGGATTTCCGACCGATGGTGTGAAGCACGAGGCAACTCGTGCCGTTCCAGTCGTGTCCGACCTTGCCGCCGGTCGCCTCGTATTGCCGAACGTGTTCGTCGCCGAAAAGACTGTAGTCAGGCATGGGCTATTCTTGGCACGACCGCCGGTGCTTCTCTACCGGCTCCGCCTGATGCTCTACCGGCTCCGCCACCGGCCACCCCCCGGCGGCTATTCGATACGGATCATCTGCCGATCGTAGTTGCGCGGACCCCGGAAGGACGCGAGAGCCGGAGGCGCTCCGGGCGACACGTAAAAGCTCGTGGTGGGGGCGATCATGCGAACGATCGGATCCACGACGAAGTTGATCGTCGGGCTCAGCGCGTAAAGCCTCGCATCGATCCTGCTTCCGTGTCGTTCGAGCGAGACGGGCTGCTTGCGAACGAATTCCATGTTCAGCACCCGCGGCTTCGGCGTGACGACGACGGTCTGAAAGACCAGGTGATCGCCGTGCGAGTTCTCGTCGAAATTCTTGAGCACGATGGCGAGCAGCGGGCCCCAGTAGGTGGCGGGCGTAAGCTCGGCGGCTTCGTCGTACGTTTCGCGTTTCTTGCCCAGGCCGGAAAAGCCTTTGATGCGTCCAGCCGCGACATCGATGCTGACGTCGACGGTCGGGGTTCCTTTTGCGTTGCGGATGATCATGCGTCCGCGGATCGATCGAAGGGTTTTGCCGACGTCCGCTTCGACGCGGTCCTCGTCACTCGAACCATCCTCGAAGCGTGCGACGCGCGAGACCTCGAGCACGCTGCCGCGGCGGTGCTGGCGATATTCGACGAACCCGATGATCGATTTGCCGTCCTCGCTCACGATCGAGCTCATGCCGGCAATGTCGCCTTCGACGTATGCGAGCCGGATGGGTTCGGGCGGGTCTGCGAATGCGGAGGGTGTGCCTGACAACGCGATGGTCGCAAACAGGAAAAAGAAAATGTGGCCGCCGGATGTCATGCGTTTCCTCGATGGATCACGGGCCGCAGGGGACTTCCTTCCTGCGGCGCGATCACCATCGATTATGCGGCAACAACGCAAAAACGTCAGGGCGGAATTCTACGCGCGTAGTTGCGCGCGGATGCAGGCCGCACGGCAAAAACCAACAGACCGCTGCAGCGGAAACTGCAGCGGTCTGTAGAAGATCGAACTGCTCGAAGCGCCCCCCGGCTGCTTCAGTACTGGCTTTGCGAAAGCGTCCAGCGTCCGTTGCCGAGCTTCCAGTTCGCCGTGACGAACGCGACGTCATTGCCGAGATAGATCTGGGTCGTCATCCGCGGGACGGTCGCGCTCGAGAGATCGGCGGAGACTTTGACCCGGACGCCGTATCCGTAAACGCCGCCGTCCCTGCGCCGCTTGACGCGGACGCTCTGGATGCCGTCTCCCTGCAGGTCCGGCGCCTTGAAGAGAAACCTGCTTTTGCGTGTCGCCCTCAGCTCTCCCGCCGGCAGGTCCGCGCGGAAAATTGTGCCGGCGGCGTTGCTGAGCATGATCGTGAAGGTCTCGAGGGCGGGGTTCACGTCTGTCGTCGGCACCATTCGGCCGTGGAAACTGAAGTCTCCGCTTCGAACGGCACGAGGGTCGACTTCCGACAGATACACCATGGCCGGATCCCGCAGCAGCGGAATGCACGGGACGAGGAGCTGGCACTCATCGCTGCAGCTTGGTGGAATGGCATCCACGCAGTCGCTATCCGCGCAATCGATCTCCCCATCTCCATCGTCATCGGTTCCGTTGTTGCAGAGCTCTCCACCGGGCACATCGCACTGCTCGCCGCAGGCGAGCTCGACGATTCCATTGCCGCAGGTCGCGCTCACGTGCATGCAGAGGTCGGTCGCTTCGACGCACGAATCGATGGTGCACGCATTGGCATCGGTGCAGTCGCGGGCCGGCCCGGCCAGGCACGTGCCGCTGTCGCAGGCATCGCCCACCGTGCAGAACTCTCCGTCATCGCACGGGACGGCGTTGTTCACGTGCGCGCAGGTGTCGGTCGCTTCGATGCACGCATCATTCGTGCACAGGTTCGAGTCGCCGCAATCGCGCGGCACGCCGGCGCAGGCGCCGCCGGTACAGACGTCGCCGACCGTGCAGAACTGGCCGTCATCGCAGGCAATCGGGTTGTTCGCGTGCGTGCAGGTATCGGTGTTCTCGTTGCACGAATCGATGGTGCACGCGTTTGCGTCGCCGCAATCGCGCGCGGCACCGGGGATGCAGTTGCCGGCGCTGCACGAGTCTCCGTCCGTACAGAACAACCCGTCGTCGCAGAGACCGGTATTGTCGTTGTGAGTGCAGATCCCGCCCGCCTCGTCGCAGGAGTCGTTCGTACAGACGTTCGAATCGGTACAGTCGCGAGGCACACCGCCGCAGGTGCCCCCGCTGCAGGCATCCCCCGTGGTGCAGAACTGCAGGTCATCGCACGCAATCGAGTTGTTCGTGTGCAGGCAGACATCCGTGGCTTCGCTGCACGAGTCGTTGGTGCATGAATTCGCGTCCGCGCAGTCGCGCGCCGTGCCGGAGCAGGTGCCGCCCGCGCACACGTCGCCGACAGTGCAGAACAGGGCATCATCGCAAGTCAGGGTATTGTTCGGAAAAGTACATCCGTCGACGTCTGCGACCGGGTCGGCGGGAGCGCAAATCTGGGTGGTACAGACGTTGCCGTCGTCGAGACACTCCGCATTGCTGCCGCACGACGGCCCGCACGCGGAAATGACGTTGGTGTCCAGCGTAACTGCGCCGTTGAGGGCATACAGGCTGCCGTCGTTGGATGCGTCAGTCGTCATCGTGATGGATTCGGAGGCCAGGATGTCTCCGAAGAACGCCGTTCCCGTTCCGAGAGTGGCGGAGCTGCCGACTTGCCAGATGACGTTGTTGCAGGACGGAAATCCGTTGATCGTCACCACGCTCGCATTGCTTGCCGTGGTCAGCGTACTTCCGATCTGAAAGATGAAGACGGCGCTGGAGTTGCCCTGGAAGTCCAGGGTCAGCGTTCCCGTCAGTTCCGCCGAGCTGTCGAAACAATAGACTCCGGGAGTAAGCGTGAGGCCGCCGAGATCGCTGCCCGTCAAGTCGGTATTGCACGCCTGTCCGGCAACGAAGTTGTATGCGTCGAGTGCATCGGCCTGACCCGGACCGGCGTTCGAGCTGAATCCCGAGTAGATCGTCCCGTTGACGATTCCGGGAGGATAAAACCCCGTAACCGCGGTGCCAGGGCTCACACCGAGATCGCCATTGACGACGGTGAGTCCGGTACTGGTTACGGTGGTCGCTCCGAGTACCGCGAAGTCGATTGCCGTGCCGAGGTCAGGACGAACGGCCGCGTACAGCGAAACCGGAGATGCCATCATCGACAACGCCACAGAAAAAGTCAGGCTTCTACGAAGTTTCACGATGCCTCCTGTCGCCGGGAGATGGCGGCACCGTAATTCTAGGCTTCGAAGGTGATGGCGATAGACAGGAGTTCTACGCGCGTAGTGACGTGATTCGTGCCACGTCAGTGTGCGTCACGACGCCCTTAGGGGCTGCATAATCGACGCCGTTTACTTCCCATTCGCCGAGCAGTCCGAAACGACCTGTCCGGCGTGCACGTTCGGATCGACGTTATCGTAGGCCTTCTCGATCTTTCCGTCGGCGCCGACCAGGTACGAAATCCGCCGTGCGGTCTTTGCATCCGTCGATTCGGCCGCGCCGACGGCTACCGCGAGTTTTCGGTCCGTGTCCGAGAGCAGTCGGAACGGCAGCGCTTCGGCGGCGACGAACTGTTTGTTGCTCGCCGGTTCGTCGAACGAAACGCCGAGCACGACGACTCCGGCTTTCTCCAGCGTCGAATAGTTGTCGCGCAGGCTCTTCGCTTCAATCGTACAGCCCGGCGTCATGGCCTTCGGATAAAACCACAACAGATAGCGCTTGCCGGCAAGATCGTTGGAGCTGACCATGCGGCCTTCCTGGTCGCGAAGCTCGAAATGCGGCATCGATGCGCCGGGCGAGAGCATGCCGGCATGGGCGGCGCCTGCGCCGAGCAGCGCCAGTGCAACTGCAGCAAGTCCGAGTCGAAGCGTGATCGAATTTCTCATGGCGTAAGTCTCCGTTGGGCTGTGGTCGTTTTTCAATCCGGCCGCAGCTCGTCCATCAGGCGCGCGCCTGCGGGATCGTCGGCGGTAACGGGTACGATTCCTATCTCATCGGCACCGGCGTCGGCGTACTGGCCGAGACGCCGGCGCACTTCGTCCGCGCTTCCGACTGCGCCGATCGATTGCATGAGCTCGCGCGGCATCGCCGCGAGGATCTCTCGCGGATGAGCGCCGCTGCGGGCGAGCGAGACCGTGCTCGCAAAGCCCGCCTCCGCGAACATCTCGCCGTAGCCGGGTGCCCCGGCGTAGACGACGAGCTGACGGGCAAGCTGCTGCCACGCTGCGGGCCCGGGATCGATCGCAACCGGCACCCAGACCGCAAGCGGCGGCGCATCTCGGCCGGCTGCGCGTGCCGCATGCGCAATCGCCGCCTTGGTGCGCGCGACCTGCTCGCTGGTGACGAGATTGACGACGACGCGGTCGGCGACCGCCGAGGCCAGCTCGAGCATCCTCTTGCCGAACGCCGCGACGGTGATGGTGGCGTGTGACGGATCGCCGGCGGTGCGAAATCCCGTCGAAGACTCGTGCGTTCCGCTCGCGGACGAACGCTCGCCGGCAAGCATCGGACGCAGCGCGTCCACCGTCTCGCGCATCCGTGCAACGGGATGCGCGAAGTTGCGGCCGTGCCACGCCGTGACCACCAGCTGGTTCGATGCGCCGAGAGCCAGATCGGCATCGCGCGCGCCGAGCGTCCGGACCGACGCCATTCCAAGTGCGAGCGAAGCCGGCGTTCGCACGCCGACCGCAAGCGGGCCGACGACGAGCCGTATCGCCGTGGTCTCGCGTGCGATCACGCATGCGAGCGCGAACGCATCGAACGTCATCATTTCGCCGACCCACAATGCGCCGAAGCCCGCGGCGTCGGCGTTTCTGGCGATCTCGACGGCTTCGAGATTGGGGCGGTCGAGCCAGTACGGAAGCACGATCGACAATGAGGCGGACATGCGAGGTTTCTTCTGCCTGTGCGGGCAGAAGTAAACCCCGCGAACGCCATCGTACCCGCCGCCACCCGAGGGCTTGGCCGGGCCCCGGACTTTCCTTATAAGAGCGCGCGATGACGGTCCTGGTCATGTTCGGCGCGATCGCCGGTTTCTTCTTCGTCGTCGAGCGGCTGTTCCCGCGCGTGCCCGCGCAGCGCATCATGCGCCGCGGATTTTTCGCCGACATGCTCTATCTGCCGGTGCAGTACGTGTTGCGCGTGCTGATCAGCTTCCTCGGCGCCAGCCTGCTGACGGAGATCGGCAGCCGCTCGCTGCCGGGATCCGTTTCGATCCTGTCCGGACGACCGATCTGGCTGCAGGCGATCGTGGTGGTCATCGTGCTGGATTTCTTTTTCTACGTGATGCACCGCCTCAAGCATCGCTGGCACTGGTGGTGGAGGCTTCACGAAACCCACCACAGCTCCGAGGAGATGGACTTCCTGTCGTCGGTTCGTTTCCATCCGCTCGAAAAACTGCTCGATCGCGTGATCTTCCTGCTGCCGTTGACCGTGCTCGGCGCCGACGAGCCGGCGCTGCTCGTCTGGTCGGGAATCGACGTCTTTTTCGGCATGCTCAACCATTCCAACACCCGCATCCGTCTCGGCCCGCTGCACGCCATCTTCGTCGGTCCCGAGATGCACCTGTGGCACCATGTGCAGGATCCGGTTCGCGGAGACTGCAACTTCGGCAATAACCTTTCGATCTTCGACTGGATGTTCGGCACCGCGAGGCTCCACGACGAGGAACCGGTGCACTTCGGAATCGAGACCCCGGACTTTCCTCACGAGAGCTTCGTGCGGCAGTTCTTCTTCGCTTTTCGCACGCGCGACCAGTTCGACATCGCGCGCACGATGGCGTCCGTGGAGCAGCAGGCGGCGCGCCTCAAACTCGGCAAAGACGGGGCTGCACTCGGCCGCGCGGCGACCGAGTGACATGCACCGCGGCCTGCGCGTCGTCCTCGTCGTGCCGGTCTTCGACGAGGAAAGAAAAATCGGCGAGGTCGTCCGGCGCGTGCCGCGCAGCATCGTCGATCGGATCCTGGTCGTCGACGACGGATCCACGGACACGTCACGCGAAGTCGCCAAGGCCGGCGGTGCAGAGGTGCTGGAGATGGGCCGCACGGTCGGCGTGGGAGCCGCGCTGCGCGCCGGATTCCGCGACGCCCGCTCCGGCGGCTGCGACGTGATCGTCGTGTGCGCCGGCAACAACAAGGATTCCCCAGAGGAGATTCCGCGTCTCGTCGACGCCATCGCCGACGGCGCCGATTTCGTTCAGGGCTCGCGTTTCCTCGCCGGCGGACGATCCGGCGGAATGCCGCTGTACCGGCGGATCGCGACGCGGGTGCACCCGCTGCTGTTCTCGCTGGTCGCACGAAAACGCGTCAGCGAGTCGACCAACGGTTTCCGCGCATTCCGCACTGCGCTGCTCGACGATCCGCGCATCCGCCTCGACCAGCCGTGGCTCGACCAGTACGAGCTCGAGCCCTATCTCTACCTGAAAGCCATTCGTCTCGGTTACGATACGCGCGAAGTTCCCGTCACCAAGATCTACCCGCCGCGAGCGCTCGGCTACACCAAGATGCCTCCGGTAACCGGATGGTGGTCGATGCTGAGGCCGCTCGTCCTGCTCGGCCTCGGGCTGAGGAGGTGACGA
It encodes:
- a CDS encoding nitroreductase family deazaflavin-dependent oxidoreductase, translated to MPDYSLFGDEHVRQYEATGGKVGHDWNGTSCLVLHTIGRKSGKTRKFPLIYGRDGDDYVLIASKGGAPQNPGWYENLVAHPDVSIQVRDKIIPVTARTGSAEDKKRVWPMMAKQWPGYDDYQAGSSRDIPVVLLRPR
- a CDS encoding ice-binding family protein translates to MKLRRSLTFSVALSMMASPVSLYAAVRPDLGTAIDFAVLGATTVTSTGLTVVNGDLGVSPGTAVTGFYPPGIVNGTIYSGFSSNAGPGQADALDAYNFVAGQACNTDLTGSDLGGLTLTPGVYCFDSSAELTGTLTLDFQGNSSAVFIFQIGSTLTTASNASVVTINGFPSCNNVIWQVGSSATLGTGTAFFGDILASESITMTTDASNDGSLYALNGAVTLDTNVISACGPSCGSNAECLDDGNVCTTQICAPADPVADVDGCTFPNNTLTCDDALFCTVGDVCAGGTCSGTARDCADANSCTNDSCSEATDVCLHTNNSIACDDLQFCTTGDACSGGTCGGVPRDCTDSNVCTNDSCDEAGGICTHNDNTGLCDDGLFCTDGDSCSAGNCIPGAARDCGDANACTIDSCNENTDTCTHANNPIACDDGQFCTVGDVCTGGACAGVPRDCGDSNLCTNDACIEATDTCAHVNNAVPCDDGEFCTVGDACDSGTCLAGPARDCTDANACTIDSCVEATDLCMHVSATCGNGIVELACGEQCDVPGGELCNNGTDDDGDGEIDCADSDCVDAIPPSCSDECQLLVPCIPLLRDPAMVYLSEVDPRAVRSGDFSFHGRMVPTTDVNPALETFTIMLSNAAGTIFRADLPAGELRATRKSRFLFKAPDLQGDGIQSVRVKRRRDGGVYGYGVRVKVSADLSSATVPRMTTQIYLGNDVAFVTANWKLGNGRWTLSQSQY
- a CDS encoding peroxiredoxin, producing the protein MRNSITLRLGLAAVALALLGAGAAHAGMLSPGASMPHFELRDQEGRMVSSNDLAGKRYLLWFYPKAMTPGCTIEAKSLRDNYSTLEKAGVVVLGVSFDEPASNKQFVAAEALPFRLLSDTDRKLAVAVGAAESTDAKTARRISYLVGADGKIEKAYDNVDPNVHAGQVVSDCSANGK
- a CDS encoding LLM class F420-dependent oxidoreductase; the encoded protein is MRKVRGPAKPSGGGGYDGVRGVYFCPHRQKKPRMSASLSIVLPYWLDRPNLEAVEIARNADAAGFGALWVGEMMTFDAFALACVIARETTAIRLVVGPLAVGVRTPASLALGMASVRTLGARDADLALGASNQLVVTAWHGRNFAHPVARMRETVDALRPMLAGERSSASGTHESSTGFRTAGDPSHATITVAAFGKRMLELASAVADRVVVNLVTSEQVARTKAAIAHAARAAGRDAPPLAVWVPVAIDPGPAAWQQLARQLVVYAGAPGYGEMFAEAGFASTVSLARSGAHPREILAAMPRELMQSIGAVGSADEVRRRLGQYADAGADEIGIVPVTADDPAGARLMDELRPD
- a CDS encoding sterol desaturase family protein — encoded protein: MTVLVMFGAIAGFFFVVERLFPRVPAQRIMRRGFFADMLYLPVQYVLRVLISFLGASLLTEIGSRSLPGSVSILSGRPIWLQAIVVVIVLDFFFYVMHRLKHRWHWWWRLHETHHSSEEMDFLSSVRFHPLEKLLDRVIFLLPLTVLGADEPALLVWSGIDVFFGMLNHSNTRIRLGPLHAIFVGPEMHLWHHVQDPVRGDCNFGNNLSIFDWMFGTARLHDEEPVHFGIETPDFPHESFVRQFFFAFRTRDQFDIARTMASVEQQAARLKLGKDGAALGRAATE
- a CDS encoding glycosyltransferase family 2 protein yields the protein MHRGLRVVLVVPVFDEERKIGEVVRRVPRSIVDRILVVDDGSTDTSREVAKAGGAEVLEMGRTVGVGAALRAGFRDARSGGCDVIVVCAGNNKDSPEEIPRLVDAIADGADFVQGSRFLAGGRSGGMPLYRRIATRVHPLLFSLVARKRVSESTNGFRAFRTALLDDPRIRLDQPWLDQYELEPYLYLKAIRLGYDTREVPVTKIYPPRALGYTKMPPVTGWWSMLRPLVLLGLGLRR